A single window of Ignavibacteriales bacterium DNA harbors:
- a CDS encoding cyclase family protein has protein sequence MGHVIQLLSHVLCSDTPSYGNRDQFIISEKTQIEKGDSANSSNWQFTNNHLGTHIDLPSHFFLDGATLSDFAISDFIFQHPQLIDVKCSEAKLIEYSDLKTEICENTDLLLIRTGYEIYRLSEKYWNDNPGLSADLGMILREEFTNLKAIGFDFISLTSWKFRDEGKKAHIQFLRKTNNFNKFIIIEDMSLKQINRFNKIQKVIVSPLLVHGANGSPVTVFCEIVKEI, from the coding sequence ATGGGTCATGTTATTCAACTTTTATCTCATGTATTATGCTCTGATACACCGTCGTATGGAAATCGCGATCAGTTTATTATCAGTGAAAAAACTCAGATCGAAAAAGGCGACAGTGCAAATTCTTCAAACTGGCAATTTACAAATAATCACTTGGGTACACATATTGATTTACCTTCGCATTTCTTTTTAGACGGGGCTACTCTTTCGGATTTTGCTATAAGTGATTTTATTTTTCAACACCCACAACTCATTGATGTAAAATGCTCTGAAGCCAAACTTATTGAATATTCAGATTTAAAAACAGAAATATGTGAGAACACAGATTTGCTTTTAATTAGAACAGGGTATGAAATATATCGTCTTTCTGAAAAATATTGGAATGATAATCCCGGACTATCAGCAGATTTAGGAATGATACTTCGTGAAGAGTTTACAAATCTAAAGGCAATTGGGTTTGATTTCATTTCACTTACCTCCTGGAAATTCCGGGATGAAGGAAAAAAGGCACATATTCAATTTCTTAGAAAAACCAATAATTTCAACAAATTTATTATTATAGAAGATATGTCATTGAAGCAAATCAATAGATTTAATAAAATTCAGAAAGTTATTGTTTCACCATTATTGGTTCATGGTGCAAACGGTTCACCGGTAACCGTTTTTTGCGAAATAGTTAAGGAAATATAA
- a CDS encoding DUF115 domain-containing protein, translating into MSRIEYLRTINSDEINFTRIFKAIKRRILDLPHKISWSLPLRFQRKNISNLMALKDSQKGKRCFIIANGPSIKSMDLRALKNEVTIGMNRIYLLKEQLGFLPTYLVVNDVALTLKQFPDELANVKSIKLYLWNGRKYFKNSSDIIYFKQTFKVHFSENFSRTIYGGHSVTYACLQLAYYLGCDEVILIGKDHNYVEKGIPGKTLISTGKENNHFITGYYKKGMKWEIPDYKGEELAYKKAKEHFGKNGKKILDATVDGNLNIFEKIEFGKLFK; encoded by the coding sequence ATGAGTAGGATAGAATATCTGAGAACGATTAATTCCGATGAAATTAATTTTACGAGAATATTCAAAGCGATTAAACGAAGAATATTGGATTTACCTCACAAAATAAGCTGGTCATTACCTCTAAGGTTTCAACGCAAGAACATTAGTAATTTAATGGCTCTCAAAGATTCCCAAAAAGGGAAAAGATGCTTTATTATTGCAAATGGACCTAGCATTAAAAGCATGGATTTGAGAGCCCTAAAAAATGAAGTTACAATTGGAATGAATAGAATTTATCTACTTAAGGAACAACTCGGTTTTCTTCCGACTTATCTTGTTGTTAATGATGTTGCACTCACATTAAAGCAATTCCCAGATGAACTCGCGAATGTTAAATCTATTAAATTATATCTTTGGAACGGTAGGAAGTATTTTAAGAACTCCAGTGATATAATCTATTTCAAGCAGACTTTTAAGGTTCATTTTTCTGAGAACTTTTCGCGAACAATTTATGGTGGACATAGTGTAACTTATGCATGTCTTCAACTTGCATATTACCTTGGCTGTGATGAAGTTATACTTATTGGTAAAGACCACAATTATGTAGAAAAAGGAATACCTGGTAAAACGCTAATAAGTACGGGCAAAGAAAACAACCATTTTATAACGGGATATTATAAAAAAGGAATGAAATGGGAAATTCCAGACTATAAAGGTGAAGAATTAGCATACAAAAAGGCAAAAGAGCATTTTGGAAAAAATGGAAAAAAAATACTTGATGCTACAGTTGATGGTAATTTAAACATTTTTGAGAAAATTGAATTCGGAAAATTATTCAAGTAG
- a CDS encoding cupin domain-containing protein, producing MKIVAMIPARLGSQRIKKKNIRLINGKPLISYIIEASIESNIFDEIYINSEAEVFDQLARSYNIKYYKRPEFLSSNEATNDDFTMDFFKNVESDLVIQLLPTSPFITPEEIKDFVNKMIEGEYETYISVKDVQIECIYKNKSVNFNQMKKTPPSQLLEPIKAYACGIMGWERNRFVTNMEKHGAGYHGGDGSIGFYTLHGYSTIDIDNEEDFILAEAITHAIRTRHNFPEYYSEKTHKIIRDADRERILQSDGVIRNIMNEFNKEVVAIDKIINENGYESSWSYTLINSKSNSATLIAQLPGEGNRLHFHNDWDEWWYILKGKWEWFVEGKSIIVKKGDIIFIERNKRHKITAIGNEIGIRLAVSREDVDHVYDVEDY from the coding sequence ATGAAAATAGTAGCTATGATTCCAGCGCGGCTTGGAAGTCAAAGAATTAAAAAGAAAAATATTAGACTGATTAATGGGAAACCATTGATATCTTACATTATTGAAGCAAGTATAGAATCAAATATATTTGATGAAATATATATTAATTCTGAGGCAGAAGTATTTGATCAGTTAGCGCGAAGTTATAATATAAAATATTATAAAAGACCGGAATTTTTATCTTCTAACGAAGCAACAAATGATGATTTTACAATGGACTTTTTTAAAAATGTTGAGAGTGATTTGGTTATTCAATTACTCCCAACTTCTCCTTTTATTACTCCAGAGGAAATAAAGGATTTTGTAAATAAAATGATCGAAGGTGAATATGAGACATATATCTCCGTAAAAGATGTTCAGATTGAATGTATTTATAAAAATAAATCAGTGAATTTTAATCAAATGAAGAAAACACCACCTTCACAACTATTGGAACCCATTAAAGCATATGCGTGTGGAATTATGGGATGGGAACGTAATCGTTTTGTAACAAACATGGAAAAACATGGAGCTGGATATCATGGTGGGGACGGTTCGATTGGATTTTATACTTTGCATGGGTATTCAACAATTGATATAGATAATGAGGAAGATTTTATTCTTGCTGAAGCAATTACCCATGCAATCAGAACACGTCATAATTTCCCTGAATATTATTCGGAGAAAACTCATAAAATCATCAGAGATGCTGACAGAGAGAGAATCCTTCAAAGCGATGGAGTAATTCGTAATATCATGAATGAATTTAATAAGGAAGTTGTTGCAATCGATAAGATAATTAATGAAAATGGATATGAGTCATCATGGTCATATACTTTAATTAATTCAAAATCAAATAGTGCCACACTTATTGCCCAATTACCTGGAGAGGGGAATAGATTACATTTTCATAATGATTGGGATGAATGGTGGTACATTCTTAAAGGTAAATGGGAGTGGTTTGTTGAAGGAAAATCAATTATTGTGAAAAAAGGAGATATAATATTTATAGAGAGAAATAAACGGCATAAAATTACTGCCATCGGAAATGAAATTGGAATAAGACTAGCTGTTAGTAGAGA